The following coding sequences are from one Lycium ferocissimum isolate CSIRO_LF1 chromosome 3, AGI_CSIRO_Lferr_CH_V1, whole genome shotgun sequence window:
- the LOC132048653 gene encoding probable disease resistance protein At4g27220 produces the protein MDLLSNVMGKVAGFLFQPVRQEIGYLSYHDDNVKSLKTESQRPKHIISGLKRREEAEKRNLHAISPCSRCLWSKRSKEISLDVIELQTEGKDYDKFSDPEPSAVEIEAIPSDSGEEFDSRKLKEEEGEIAREVGLTLEGDNLLNRGDRLRSRLTAEESVLVILDDVWETLDLKKLGIPSGSNHNHRYGGSKEHGSWNLIEEEAWILFRQIAGNSVNAPSLHRTAKYAAIECKGLPLAIITVAGTLKHKSKSSWEDALVQLQRSAPKNIPGVIKNVYQSLRLSYDYFKSDEIRYRFLFCSLFEEDSDIWHEQLLRYGIGLSIFSETENLEESRKRVSHLLETLRDRFLLFQGSDENHVKIRDVIRDVVIYIASEGKHIFMLSHDVNSEAFPRRTSYEPYSHLLIVAEKFDELPKPIVSPGLEFLIIKPSQKPNCRMISLLE, from the exons ATGGATCTCTTATCTAACGTTATGGGAAAAGTCGCAGGATTTTTGTTCCAGCCAGTTAGGCAAGAAATTGGGTATTTGTCTTACCACGACGACAATGTCAAATCTCTGAAAACTGAATCTCAGAGGCCGAAGCATATCATAAGTGGGTTGAAGCGAAGAGAAGAGGCTGAAAAGAGAAACTTACATGCCATTTCACCCTGC TCACGTTGCTTGTGGAGCAAGAGATCTAAGGAAATTTCACTGGATGTGATTGAACTTCAAACTGAAGGCAaagattatgataaattctccgATCCCGAACCATCTGCAGTTGAAATTGAAGCTATACCTAGTGATAGTGGTGAGGAGTTTGACTCCAGAAAATTGAAAGAGGAAGAG GGTGAGATCGCAAGAGAAGTCGGGCTGACATTAGAAGGGGACAATCTGTTGAATCGTGGAGATCGGCTGCGTTCAAGGTTAACGGCTGAGGAGAGTGTCCTTGTAATATTGGATGATGTTTGGGAGACACTTGATCTAAAGAAACTTGGGATTCCCAGTGGTAGCAACCACAACCATCG CTATGGAGGGTCGAAAGAACATGGAAGTTGGAACCTTATCGAAGAAGAGGCATGGATCCTTTTTAGGCAGATAGCAGGTAATTCAGTTAATGCTCCTTCTCTTCATCGCACAGCAAAATATGCTGCCATTGAATGCAAGGGGCTGCCGCTTGCAATTATTACAGTTGCAGGAACTCTAAAGCATAAAAGCAAGTCTTCATGGGAGGATGCCCTTGTACAATTACAAAGATCAGCACCAAAAAATATCCCAGGAGTGATTAAAAATGTGTATCAATCTCTCAGGCTAAGCTATGATTACTTCAAAAGTGATGAAATCAGGTAccgttttttgttttgttcctTGTTCGAGGAAGATAGTGATATTTGGCATGAACAATTACTTAGATATGGAATTGGGCTTAGCATCTTTTCAGAAACTGAAAATTTAGAAGAATCAAGAAAGAGGGTGTCTCATCTGTTAGAAACATTGAGAGATCGTTTCTTGTTATTCCAAGGTTCAGACGAAAATCATGTCAAAATTCGTGATGTGATTCGTGACGTGGTTATATATATTGCGTCTGAGGGCAAGCATATCTTTATGTTAAGTCACGATGTGAACTCGGAAGCGTTCCCAAGAAGAACTTCTTACGAGCCATACAGTCACCTGTTAATTGTTGCAGAAAAATTTGATGAGCTTCCTAAACCGATAGTTTCCCCAGGACTTGAGTTTCTAATAATAAAACCCTCTCAAAAGCCAAATTGCCGGATGATTTCTTTGTTGGAATGA